The DNA segment ATAAAATGAGGCTATCATACATGCAGCCTGAAGATCAGTATCTGGAAATACTATTAATGATAGTAATACCATTGCCCACCAGATGGGCTTTCTTGAAGTTCCAGTTGCTCCAGGTGCCGAGGGAGGCTCTCAATATCCTTAATAAAGCGACGGGTAATACCCATGATGGTTCTCCTGAAACTAAGGTCAGGGTGCGAACCAAGACTTTGAATATCTTCAGAAAGTCTTTTGGCAAGTTGATTGCCTTTTCGATCAAAGTCAGTTAGTATGACCACTCGTGATGATGATTGAGTTGCTATCTCTGCGATCTCGAATAGTTTAAGTCCTGATCCCGAAACTTTTAAAAAATTTCCATTTATCCCCAACTCTTTTAAGGCATTTTCATCCTTTCGGCCTTCAATTAGAACCGGGATTCCTTGTTCCACACAGATCTTAAGCTCTTCGATCACACTAGACAACTTTATAAAACTCATGATAAGCCCTATTGATGGTGCTAAGTAAGTATCTAATAAATATTATACATTATCTCCTATATAAAATTGAAGTTATTAAAACATTCATCTTTCCCACTTAAATTGTTTTAAACAAAAAAATAACAGAAAAAATTTATAGAGATTTAACTACTGATTAAAAGAAGCAAAAAACTGTCGAGCACTTTGCAATATGTCTTCATGATTATTAATTGTGTTTTCTGTAGGTATCGTGATTTGTGATGCTTGAATAAAAAATTTATATATGAATTATACATAATAATGTAAGTGAATATAGATGTTATAACATACTGGAGGGCCTAAGATTGGCAGAAGGTCTTATTCGAATAGTTTTAGATATTTTAAAACCACATGAACCAACAATACCTTATTTTGCTAAATTTTTAAGCGGAGTAAGTGGTGTAGAAGGAGTTAATATTACCTTAATGGAAATTGACAAGGAAACTGAGAACATTAAAGTCACCATGCAAGGTAATGATTTAAACTTTGAGGAAATTAGTCAAGCTATTGAACAGTACGGTGGCTCCATACACAGTGTTGACGAGGTTGTGGCAGGGAAAACAATGGTTGAAGAAGTAACCACACCTCAGGACTGATTTTATGACTGGAAAAATTGAAGTTTCCACTGATTATCTATTAAAAAAGTTCTCATCCAAAAAATATCATGACCCAACTGATGTTACAACGGAAAATGTCGATGTAACCACTTCCCAGATCTCAGATGCTTTGAAGAATTTAACTGGAAAATATGGAGTTATTCAAGGGGTTAAACCAATTAAAAAGAATTTGAAAATTAATGGTAGGG comes from the Methanobacterium sp. genome and includes:
- a CDS encoding DUF211 domain-containing protein translates to MAEGLIRIVLDILKPHEPTIPYFAKFLSGVSGVEGVNITLMEIDKETENIKVTMQGNDLNFEEISQAIEQYGGSIHSVDEVVAGKTMVEEVTTPQD